From a single Cherax quadricarinatus isolate ZL_2023a chromosome 7, ASM3850222v1, whole genome shotgun sequence genomic region:
- the LOC128686759 gene encoding putative uncharacterized protein ENSP00000383309 isoform X2, with the protein MLALQYRPSRASAKSAAMTTSDTKKNNSATMTQKASATTKTQAPPSTTTTLKSPSTTTTLKSPTTTTTQKSSATTKTQKSSSTPQKASSTTTPQKASSTTTPQKSSSTTTPQNSSSTTTTQKSSATTKTKKSSSTPQKASSTTTPQKASSTTTPQKSSSTITPQNSSSTTTPQKSSSTTTSQKSSSTTTTQRSSSTTTSQKTSSTITSQRSSSTTTSQKSSSTTTTHNSSSTTTSQNSSSTTTPQTSSSTTAPQKSTSTTQKPQGGTTKRKARAAKMKAQSISRKRQATVTTTTRRAYSTMTRNPPLRTTTYRAPATTAAHKLPTARPELQYSTKTGKRKRASKKTRAVWRRLLIVGEEENARMNLLYAMTNYDTTDCSGVCNNSYAHDDDDDSFYANNDDNFDENYSNDTYAEDKQVSLSVNGTQVKLWCSRGYYASCHDSSLGAYSYLGQHVVLICFSVTSPASLRLARERWRPEVAWYIPDTPVILVGCHKMGCHNLCHYVLDCNQIIRR; encoded by the exons ATGTTAGCACTCCAGTATCGTCCAAGCAGAGCTTCAGCGAAGTCAGCAGCCATGACGACTTCCGACACGAAGAAAAATAATTCGGCGACAATGACTCAGAAGGCCTCAGCGACAACCAAAACACAGGCGCCTCCATCGACGACCACAACCCTGAAGTCTCCATCGACGACCACAACTCTGAAGTCTCCAACGACGACCACGACACAGAAATCCTCAGCCACGACAAAGACACAGAAATCCTCATCCACACCACAGAAAGCTTCATCCACGACCACGCCACAGAAAGCTTCATCCACGACCACGCCACAGAAATCCTCATCCACGACCACGCCACAGAATTCCTCATCCACGACCACGACACAGAAATCCTCAGCCACGACAAAGACAAAGAAATCCTCATCCACACCACAGAAAGCTTCATCCACGACCACGCCACAGAAAGCTTCATCCACGACCACGCCACAGAAATCCTCATCCACGATCACGCCACAGAATTCCTCATCCACGACCACCCCACAGAAATCTTCATCCACAACCACGTCACAGAAGTCCTCATCCACGACAACGACACAGAGGTCCTCATCCACGACCACGTCACAGAAAACTTCATCCACGATCACATCACAGAGGTCCTCATCCACAACCACGTCACAGAAGTCCTCATCCACGACCACGACACATAACTCTTCTTCCACGACCACGTCACAGAACTCTTCATCCACGACCACGCCACAGACGTCCTCATCCACGACCGCACCACAGAAATCCACATCCACGACACAAAAGCCCCAAGGAGGAACGACAAAACGGAAAGCCAGAGCAGCGAAAATGAAGGCTCAATCGATCTCCAGAAAACGGCAAGCCACGGTAACGACAACGACACGGAGGGCTTATTCGACAATGACACGGAACCCACCCCTGAGAACTACGACATACAGAGCCCCAGCCACGACTGCCGCACATAAGCTCCCGACAGCGAGACCCGAGTTACAGTATTCCACAAAAACGGGCAAGAGAAAAAGAGCTTCAAAGAAGACTCGAGCTGTGTGGAGGAGGCTGCTGATAGTGGGCGAGGAAGAGAATGCAAGAATGAACTTACTGTACGCCATGACCAACTACGACACCACCGACTGCTCCGGCGTCTGCAACAACTCTTATGCAcatgacgacgacgacgacagTTTCTATGCTAACAACGACGACAACTTTGACGAAAATTACTCCAATGACACCTACGCTGAAGATAAGCAAGTATCACTCAGCGTGAATGGCACGCAG GTGAAACTCTGGTGCAGTCGAGGTTACTACGCCAGTTGCCACGACAGTAGTCTGGGAGCCTACAGTTACTTGGGTCAACATGTGGTCTTGATCTGCTTCTCCGTCACCTCCCCAGCATCATTACGTCTGGCAAGAGAGAGATGGCGGCCGGAAGTCGCCTGGTACATCCCGGACACTCCAGTTATTCTTGTTGGCTGCCATAAG ATGGGCTGCCACAACTTGTGTCATTATGTGTTGGACTGCAATCAAATAATTCGGAGATAA
- the LOC128686759 gene encoding putative uncharacterized protein ENSP00000383309 isoform X1, whose amino-acid sequence MLALQYRPSRASAKSAAMTTSDTKKNNSATMTQKASATTKTQAPPSTTTTLKSPSTTTTLKSPTTTTTQKSSATTKTQKSSSTPQKASSTTTPQKASSTTTPQKSSSTTTPQNSSSTTTTQKSSATTKTKKSSSTPQKASSTTTPQKASSTTTPQKSSSTITPQNSSSTTTPQKSSSTTTSQKSSSTTTTQRSSSTTTSQKTSSTITSQRSSSTTTSQKSSSTTTTHNSSSTTTSQNSSSTTTPQTSSSTTAPQKSTSTTQKPQGGTTKRKARAAKMKAQSISRKRQATVTTTTRRAYSTMTRNPPLRTTTYRAPATTAAHKLPTARPELQYSTKTGKRKRASKKTRAVWRRLLIVGEEENARMNLLYAMTNYDTTDCSGVCNNSYAHDDDDDSFYANNDDNFDENYSNDTYAEDKQVSLSVNGTQVKLWCSRGYYASCHDSSLGAYSYLGQHVVLICFSVTSPASLRLARERWRPEVAWYIPDTPVILVGCHKEVREAAKATQKQQNQDTVVEYEEAAAVARDMDAVAYLECNSRNGEGIPEILKMAAREALNNNKLECSPLKSCRHLNCAPDTCPRSRDKCTIL is encoded by the exons ATGTTAGCACTCCAGTATCGTCCAAGCAGAGCTTCAGCGAAGTCAGCAGCCATGACGACTTCCGACACGAAGAAAAATAATTCGGCGACAATGACTCAGAAGGCCTCAGCGACAACCAAAACACAGGCGCCTCCATCGACGACCACAACCCTGAAGTCTCCATCGACGACCACAACTCTGAAGTCTCCAACGACGACCACGACACAGAAATCCTCAGCCACGACAAAGACACAGAAATCCTCATCCACACCACAGAAAGCTTCATCCACGACCACGCCACAGAAAGCTTCATCCACGACCACGCCACAGAAATCCTCATCCACGACCACGCCACAGAATTCCTCATCCACGACCACGACACAGAAATCCTCAGCCACGACAAAGACAAAGAAATCCTCATCCACACCACAGAAAGCTTCATCCACGACCACGCCACAGAAAGCTTCATCCACGACCACGCCACAGAAATCCTCATCCACGATCACGCCACAGAATTCCTCATCCACGACCACCCCACAGAAATCTTCATCCACAACCACGTCACAGAAGTCCTCATCCACGACAACGACACAGAGGTCCTCATCCACGACCACGTCACAGAAAACTTCATCCACGATCACATCACAGAGGTCCTCATCCACAACCACGTCACAGAAGTCCTCATCCACGACCACGACACATAACTCTTCTTCCACGACCACGTCACAGAACTCTTCATCCACGACCACGCCACAGACGTCCTCATCCACGACCGCACCACAGAAATCCACATCCACGACACAAAAGCCCCAAGGAGGAACGACAAAACGGAAAGCCAGAGCAGCGAAAATGAAGGCTCAATCGATCTCCAGAAAACGGCAAGCCACGGTAACGACAACGACACGGAGGGCTTATTCGACAATGACACGGAACCCACCCCTGAGAACTACGACATACAGAGCCCCAGCCACGACTGCCGCACATAAGCTCCCGACAGCGAGACCCGAGTTACAGTATTCCACAAAAACGGGCAAGAGAAAAAGAGCTTCAAAGAAGACTCGAGCTGTGTGGAGGAGGCTGCTGATAGTGGGCGAGGAAGAGAATGCAAGAATGAACTTACTGTACGCCATGACCAACTACGACACCACCGACTGCTCCGGCGTCTGCAACAACTCTTATGCAcatgacgacgacgacgacagTTTCTATGCTAACAACGACGACAACTTTGACGAAAATTACTCCAATGACACCTACGCTGAAGATAAGCAAGTATCACTCAGCGTGAATGGCACGCAG GTGAAACTCTGGTGCAGTCGAGGTTACTACGCCAGTTGCCACGACAGTAGTCTGGGAGCCTACAGTTACTTGGGTCAACATGTGGTCTTGATCTGCTTCTCCGTCACCTCCCCAGCATCATTACGTCTGGCAAGAGAGAGATGGCGGCCGGAAGTCGCCTGGTACATCCCGGACACTCCAGTTATTCTTGTTGGCTGCCATAAG GAGGTGCGGGAGGCCGCTAAAGCCACACAGAAGCAGCAGAACCAGGACACGGTGGTGGAATACGAGGAAGCAGCAGCCGTGGCCAGGGACATGGATGCCGTGGCCTACCTGGAGTGTAACTCGAGGAACGGAGAAGGGATCCCAGAGATACTCAAGATGGCCGCCAGGGAGGCTCTTAACAACAATAAACTTGAGTGTTCGCCTTTAAAGAGCTGCCGACACTTGAACTGCGCGCCTGATACCTGCCCTCGTAGTAGAGACAAGTGCACTATCCTGTAG